The following proteins come from a genomic window of Verrucomicrobiia bacterium:
- the fdhD gene encoding formate dehydrogenase accessory sulfurtransferase FdhD has translation MPHVTTPTETQRSAISTRTITKVREDGTHATAPDTLACEEPLEIRMQGQSIAITMRTPGHDTELALGFLVSEGLINSRAQVTHIAHCQSGEAALTGNVLNVFTAADVSLDLEKLTRHVFASSSCGLCGKASIDEVHQYFPPISQRPKVQRDILLQLPHTLRKHQAAFEQTGGLHAAALFDLQGSLIVCREDVGRHNAVDKVIGHALDAGIWPLENHILQVSGRASFEILQKALAAGIPIVSAVSAPSSLAVDFARESGQVLVGFLRGETMNLYSHPEAVIY, from the coding sequence ATGCCTCACGTGACCACACCCACCGAAACCCAGCGCAGCGCCATCAGTACCCGCACCATCACCAAGGTGCGTGAGGATGGCACCCATGCTACAGCGCCAGACACGCTCGCCTGCGAGGAACCGCTGGAGATCCGCATGCAAGGCCAGAGCATCGCCATCACCATGCGCACGCCGGGTCACGATACCGAACTCGCTTTGGGTTTCCTCGTCTCTGAAGGACTCATCAACTCGCGCGCACAAGTCACCCACATCGCCCATTGCCAAAGCGGTGAAGCCGCCCTCACCGGCAATGTTCTGAACGTCTTCACCGCTGCCGATGTCTCCCTTGATCTGGAAAAGCTCACCCGCCACGTCTTCGCCTCCTCCAGCTGTGGTCTATGTGGAAAAGCGTCCATCGATGAAGTTCACCAGTATTTCCCTCCCATCAGCCAACGCCCCAAGGTTCAGCGAGATATCCTGCTGCAACTCCCTCATACATTACGCAAACACCAAGCCGCCTTCGAACAAACCGGCGGATTGCACGCCGCCGCGTTGTTCGACCTGCAAGGGAGCTTGATTGTCTGCCGCGAAGATGTCGGACGTCACAACGCCGTGGATAAAGTGATCGGCCATGCTCTTGATGCCGGAATCTGGCCGTTGGAAAATCACATCCTCCAAGTCAGCGGCCGTGCCTCTTTCGAGATTCTGCAAAAGGCTCTCGCTGCAGGCATCCCAATCGTCTCAGCCGTCTCAGCCCCTTCCAGCCTCGCCGTGGATTTCGCCCGCGAGAGCGGACAAGTGCTCGTCGGCTTTCTGCGTGGCGAGACGATGAACCTCTACAGCCACCCGGAAGCCGTCATTTACTGA
- a CDS encoding aquaporin, whose translation MNRYLAEFTGVFFWMLTLGCVSIAPGAGTIPAVAIGGVVAIVTVLCWNVSGAHLNPAVSVMMWRRGLLPVKDLTPYVVFQFLGAGAGAAVVKVLKRGQGAGTLQSVFMPTFFAELLFTLLLCFAFLYLFHNREKFSLMATGGLIGGVVMVGIFAVGAVSGALFNPATTVGSCLLGLLSFKNLLIYWLAQAVAVFVVAYAWGRMNLAVATKS comes from the coding sequence ATGAACAGGTATTTGGCAGAATTTACGGGCGTGTTTTTCTGGATGTTGACGCTGGGCTGCGTCTCCATCGCGCCCGGTGCTGGGACGATTCCGGCGGTAGCCATTGGCGGCGTTGTCGCGATTGTGACGGTGCTGTGCTGGAATGTTTCAGGAGCGCATCTGAACCCGGCGGTCTCGGTGATGATGTGGCGTCGAGGCCTGTTACCAGTCAAGGATCTGACGCCATATGTGGTGTTTCAATTTCTGGGTGCGGGAGCGGGAGCGGCGGTGGTGAAGGTGCTCAAGCGTGGGCAGGGAGCAGGGACGCTGCAATCGGTGTTTATGCCAACATTCTTTGCTGAACTGCTGTTCACGCTGCTCTTATGCTTTGCGTTTCTCTATTTGTTTCATAACCGCGAAAAGTTCTCGCTCATGGCTACGGGAGGATTGATTGGGGGTGTGGTGATGGTGGGGATTTTCGCGGTGGGAGCGGTTTCGGGGGCGTTGTTCAATCCGGCAACGACGGTGGGTTCTTGTCTGCTTGGGTTACTCTCGTTCAAGAACCTGTTGATTTATTGGCTGGCTCAGGCGGTGGCGGTCTTTGTAGTCGCTTATGCATGGGGCCGGATGAACCTAGCGGTTGCAACGAAATCGTGA
- a CDS encoding beta-ketoacyl-[acyl-carrier-protein] synthase family protein, whose amino-acid sequence MLFRASANPSKVSQRVVVTGVGIVTGLGAGAAINEAGFRAGKTAFSPVTFFDVSKQRVMTAAQAEVPEQSPSKRVSQKQWRRMDRASRLLFMAAEEAWEQAGWNGGERLPVILGTTSGGMNLGEAFYRQAIGTPQKAYGQATRVVQYQAQRQVLDIAEALGFSGPVTLIANACASGGNAIGQAFEMIRYGDAERVLTGGYDGLCQLVFAGFDSLQALSTTSCRPFDAQRDGLALGEGAAVLTMESLASAEKRGAKILGEVVGYGAATDSHHLTQPHPQGDAALKSMQEATRMASIAPEQVGYINAHGTGTPMNDGAEAHAISRWAGEHAGMMRVSSTKASIGHLLGAAGSVEAVICLQALQGQWLPPMRGTQTADPACKFELVREPATASYEYALSNSFGFGGANATLIFRRWS is encoded by the coding sequence ATGTTATTCCGCGCTTCTGCCAATCCATCTAAAGTCTCGCAACGCGTCGTCGTGACGGGCGTAGGCATAGTGACGGGTTTGGGTGCTGGCGCAGCGATCAATGAGGCGGGTTTTCGGGCGGGCAAGACGGCGTTCTCACCGGTCACATTTTTTGATGTCTCCAAGCAACGCGTAATGACGGCGGCACAGGCGGAAGTTCCGGAGCAGAGTCCGAGCAAGCGAGTTTCACAGAAGCAATGGCGGCGGATGGACCGGGCTTCGCGGTTGCTGTTCATGGCAGCGGAAGAGGCGTGGGAGCAGGCGGGATGGAATGGCGGTGAGCGGTTGCCAGTCATTCTGGGGACGACCAGTGGGGGGATGAATCTAGGCGAGGCGTTTTATCGACAGGCGATCGGGACGCCGCAGAAGGCTTACGGGCAGGCAACTCGCGTGGTGCAGTATCAGGCGCAGCGACAGGTGTTGGACATCGCGGAGGCACTAGGGTTTTCTGGGCCGGTGACGTTGATCGCGAATGCGTGTGCTTCAGGCGGCAATGCGATCGGGCAGGCGTTTGAGATGATCCGCTATGGTGATGCGGAGCGTGTGTTGACGGGTGGGTATGATGGCTTGTGCCAGTTGGTATTCGCAGGATTTGATTCTTTGCAGGCGCTTTCGACAACTTCGTGCAGGCCATTCGATGCACAGCGGGATGGGTTGGCCTTGGGTGAAGGCGCGGCGGTGTTGACAATGGAATCGCTAGCCTCGGCGGAAAAACGGGGGGCGAAGATTTTGGGTGAGGTGGTGGGCTATGGTGCGGCGACGGATTCGCATCATCTCACGCAGCCGCATCCGCAAGGGGATGCCGCATTGAAGTCGATGCAAGAGGCGACGCGGATGGCTAGTATCGCGCCGGAGCAGGTGGGCTACATCAATGCGCACGGCACGGGCACGCCGATGAATGATGGCGCGGAGGCGCACGCGATCTCGCGGTGGGCAGGTGAGCACGCGGGCATGATGCGGGTGAGTTCCACGAAGGCGAGCATCGGACATCTGCTAGGTGCGGCGGGTTCGGTGGAGGCAGTGATCTGTTTGCAGGCGTTGCAGGGACAGTGGTTGCCACCTATGAGGGGAACGCAGACGGCTGATCCGGCGTGCAAATTTGAACTGGTGAGAGAGCCCGCAACGGCGAGTTATGAGTATGCGTTGAGTAATTCGTTCGGGTTTGGCGGCGCGAATGCGACACTGATTTTTCGGAGGTGGTCATGA